A genomic stretch from Antarcticibacterium flavum includes:
- a CDS encoding PorP/SprF family type IX secretion system membrane protein: MKNTIIKYLIFTGIILFSLKGMSQQDPLFTQYMYNMSVINPAYATDNPGMLNMGGIYRSQWVGIDGAPRTASFFAHTPVSERIELGLSIVHDEIGDVVKENNITADFAYVIPLDDNNNKLSFGVKGGLTTFNADLSRLQTNQPNDPAMQNVSELFPVFGVGAFWFGENHYLGLSAPNLFTSKHLENAQGLRTLGEENIHYFLTGGYVFDINPDFKLKPAFMARGVQGAPLSVDITANVLMFNRLEAGIGYRFDESVTGLVNFAVTPGLRVGYAYDYTTSNLGRYNDGTHEFLLLFDLDLFGLSKGYDKSPRFF; encoded by the coding sequence ATGAAAAACACAATTATTAAATATTTAATCTTTACAGGCATTATCCTTTTTTCTCTAAAAGGTATGTCCCAACAAGATCCACTATTCACTCAGTATATGTATAACATGAGTGTTATTAACCCTGCTTATGCTACAGATAATCCTGGAATGCTTAATATGGGTGGTATTTATAGATCTCAATGGGTAGGAATTGACGGTGCACCTCGCACCGCCAGTTTCTTCGCCCACACTCCCGTAAGTGAGCGTATAGAATTAGGTTTATCTATAGTTCACGACGAGATTGGTGATGTAGTAAAGGAGAATAACATCACAGCAGATTTTGCTTACGTTATTCCACTTGATGACAATAATAACAAGCTTTCCTTTGGTGTAAAAGGGGGACTTACAACATTCAATGCAGACCTTTCAAGGCTACAAACAAACCAGCCAAATGATCCTGCAATGCAAAATGTAAGTGAACTTTTCCCTGTATTTGGAGTTGGAGCTTTCTGGTTTGGAGAGAACCACTATTTAGGTTTATCTGCTCCCAACCTTTTTACTTCAAAACATCTTGAAAATGCCCAGGGCTTAAGAACTCTTGGAGAAGAGAACATTCACTATTTCCTTACAGGGGGGTATGTGTTTGACATCAATCCAGATTTTAAATTGAAGCCGGCCTTTATGGCCAGAGGCGTACAAGGTGCTCCTTTGAGCGTGGACATTACAGCCAACGTTTTAATGTTTAACCGTCTTGAAGCAGGTATTGGCTACAGGTTTGACGAGTCCGTAACAGGACTGGTGAACTTTGCAGTTACCCCTGGACTAAGAGTAGGATATGCTTATGATTATACCACCTCCAACCTTGGAAGGTATAATGATGGAACGCACGAATTCCTGTTATTATTCGATTTAGATTTATTCGGATTATCAAAAGGATATGACAAATCACCTAGATTCTTCTAA
- a CDS encoding OmpA family protein: MKKLYSSILIILISFSGFAQSSEKKGDRFFAQRAYVDAAEAYENVSNKDQKVLQNLGDAYFYTNQMGNAAEVYRTLFLRHEAETDPQYKFRFAHALMATGQNDDASQYFTEYHGTDFNFDEFRREMDTTVSHVYTTNQIMNNAASADFGIAFYNDKVVFASTRNQERPIYPWNKRPMLDLYTADMDDEGQLSNIVLFPGAINSDTHESSATFSQDGMTMFFDRTNDKRVKDENDERVAHISIYRAENVNGNWTNIQRVPFSSDEYSTEHPSLSPDGTQLYFASDMPGSVGSFDIYVVDVNEDGTFGTPRNLGSNVNTAHREQFPFISGDGTLYFSSNGHPGFGNMDIYSTEGDFSEVRNLGTSINSAFDDFAYAIRDGEEEGFFASNRRGTDNLYTFTREDYTPPVVEIEERETNPETGRQQLRDVGNIYFDFDKSTIKEESKPTLNKVADIMKKYPSLEIEIGSHADARGSDRYNMALSERRAASTLEYLVSQGIERERLTSKGYGESMPLNDCTQPTGCTSEQYARNRRSEFTIMN; encoded by the coding sequence ATGAAAAAATTATATAGTTCAATATTAATTATCCTTATAAGCTTTTCAGGCTTTGCACAAAGCTCTGAGAAAAAAGGTGACCGTTTCTTTGCTCAAAGAGCATATGTAGACGCTGCTGAAGCTTATGAGAACGTTTCAAATAAGGACCAGAAAGTGCTTCAAAATTTAGGAGATGCATATTTCTACACGAACCAAATGGGAAATGCTGCAGAGGTTTATCGCACTCTTTTCCTAAGACACGAAGCTGAAACAGACCCACAGTATAAATTCAGGTTTGCTCACGCTTTAATGGCTACAGGACAAAATGACGATGCCAGTCAATACTTTACCGAGTACCACGGGACAGATTTCAATTTTGACGAATTCAGAAGAGAAATGGATACAACAGTATCTCATGTGTATACTACCAACCAAATCATGAACAATGCTGCATCTGCCGACTTTGGCATAGCATTCTACAATGACAAGGTGGTATTTGCATCTACCAGAAACCAGGAGCGACCAATTTATCCCTGGAATAAAAGACCAATGCTCGATCTTTATACAGCCGATATGGATGATGAAGGACAATTAAGCAATATTGTTCTTTTCCCGGGCGCCATTAACTCCGACACTCATGAGAGCTCTGCTACTTTTAGCCAGGACGGTATGACCATGTTCTTTGACCGTACCAATGACAAAAGGGTAAAGGATGAAAATGATGAGCGCGTTGCTCACATAAGTATTTATCGTGCAGAAAATGTTAATGGTAACTGGACAAATATTCAAAGAGTTCCTTTTTCAAGTGACGAATATTCTACAGAACACCCAAGCTTAAGCCCAGATGGAACTCAGCTTTATTTTGCAAGTGATATGCCTGGATCTGTTGGTTCATTTGACATCTATGTTGTAGATGTGAATGAGGATGGCACATTTGGCACCCCACGTAACCTTGGTTCAAATGTGAACACAGCGCACAGAGAGCAGTTCCCTTTTATTAGTGGAGACGGCACCTTATACTTTTCGTCAAACGGTCATCCGGGATTTGGAAATATGGATATCTACAGCACAGAAGGTGACTTTAGTGAAGTAAGAAATCTTGGAACTTCAATAAACAGTGCTTTTGATGATTTCGCTTATGCAATTCGTGATGGTGAAGAAGAAGGTTTCTTTGCTTCAAACAGAAGAGGAACAGACAATCTTTATACTTTCACCAGAGAGGACTACACTCCTCCGGTTGTTGAGATAGAAGAGAGAGAAACTAATCCTGAAACAGGAAGACAGCAACTTAGAGACGTAGGTAACATTTACTTTGATTTTGACAAGTCAACTATTAAAGAAGAATCTAAACCTACTCTTAATAAAGTAGCCGATATTATGAAGAAGTACCCAAGCCTTGAGATCGAGATTGGTTCTCATGCCGATGCAAGAGGATCTGACAGGTACAACATGGCACTTTCTGAAAGACGTGCAGCTTCAACTCTTGAATACCTTGTTAGCCAGGGCATCGAAAGAGAAAGATTAACCTCTAAAGGTTATGGTGAGTCAATGCCACTTAACGATTGTACACAACCTACTGGATGTACCAGCGAGCAATACGCAAGGAACAGACGTAGTGAGTTCACAATTATGAATTAA
- a CDS encoding DUF4136 domain-containing protein: MRLFKYIFLLAIFTSCSSPRAVYDYDEKREFSGITTYQIYPDLVTGLNQLDDKRIINILNEKLAGKGFTTAENPQIYVNFYSTEYESESRSSVGVGVGGTGRNMGIGVSGGIPLGGPDTFLQLTIDFIDVQEDALIWQAVVDYKFDRDASPEKRERQLRTMIDKALAGYPPKK, translated from the coding sequence ATGAGGCTCTTTAAATATATTTTTTTACTGGCAATCTTCACTTCATGTAGTTCTCCCCGGGCAGTATATGATTATGATGAAAAAAGGGAATTCTCCGGTATAACAACCTACCAGATTTATCCAGACCTTGTAACAGGCTTAAACCAGCTGGATGATAAGCGCATTATAAATATTCTTAATGAAAAGCTGGCCGGGAAAGGTTTTACAACTGCTGAAAATCCGCAGATCTATGTAAACTTTTATTCTACTGAATATGAATCCGAGAGCCGAAGCAGTGTTGGGGTTGGAGTAGGAGGTACCGGCCGTAATATGGGCATAGGTGTCTCCGGCGGAATTCCTCTTGGTGGCCCCGATACTTTTTTACAACTTACCATTGATTTCATCGATGTGCAGGAGGATGCACTTATATGGCAGGCAGTAGTAGATTACAAATTTGATCGTGATGCCTCACCTGAAAAGCGCGAAAGACAACTTAGGACCATGATCGACAAAGCCCTGGCCGGATACCCTCCTAAGAAATGA
- the obgE gene encoding GTPase ObgE produces the protein MTEGNFVDYVKIHVASGKGGQGSAHLRREKYVAKGGPDGGDGGRGGHVVLKGNKNLWTLFHLKFKRHIRAEHGSSGGKQTSTGADGQDQYIEVPLGTVLRDTETQEILHEITEDGQEIIVAEGGKGGLGNSHFKSSKNQTPRYAQPGLEGEEKDITLELKILADVGLVGFPNAGKSTLLSVITAAKPKIADYEFTTLKPNLGIVEYRDYQTFVVADIPGIIEGAAEGKGIGHRFLRHIERNSTLLFLIPADARDIVKQYEILLDELRRYNPEMLDKDRLIAISKSDMLDEELKAELKAELDGNLNAPYLFISAVAQQGLVELKDKLWEMLNKQAV, from the coding sequence ATGACTGAAGGGAATTTTGTTGATTACGTAAAAATACATGTAGCTTCCGGTAAAGGGGGACAGGGATCTGCTCACCTTAGACGTGAAAAATATGTGGCCAAAGGTGGCCCAGATGGTGGAGATGGAGGCCGTGGAGGTCATGTAGTATTAAAGGGGAATAAAAATCTTTGGACCCTGTTTCATCTTAAATTCAAACGCCACATAAGGGCTGAACATGGGTCAAGTGGTGGAAAACAGACCAGCACGGGGGCAGATGGGCAAGACCAGTATATTGAAGTTCCGCTGGGCACTGTGTTAAGAGATACCGAAACCCAGGAAATACTGCATGAAATAACAGAAGACGGGCAGGAGATCATCGTGGCCGAAGGTGGTAAAGGTGGTCTTGGTAACAGCCATTTCAAATCCTCAAAAAACCAAACCCCGCGATATGCCCAACCCGGGCTGGAAGGGGAGGAGAAGGATATTACACTGGAGCTTAAGATCCTTGCCGATGTTGGCCTCGTAGGCTTTCCAAATGCCGGTAAATCTACCTTACTTTCTGTTATTACGGCAGCAAAACCCAAGATAGCCGATTACGAATTTACCACCCTTAAACCCAACCTGGGTATTGTGGAGTACAGGGATTACCAAACCTTTGTTGTGGCAGATATCCCCGGTATTATTGAAGGTGCGGCAGAGGGAAAAGGTATTGGACATAGATTTCTAAGGCATATTGAGCGGAATTCTACATTACTATTCCTTATCCCTGCAGACGCCAGGGATATTGTTAAGCAGTACGAAATACTCCTTGATGAGCTGCGACGTTATAATCCTGAAATGCTGGATAAAGACCGATTGATCGCTATCTCGAAGAGTGATATGCTTGATGAGGAACTCAAGGCTGAGTTGAAAGCAGAGCTCGATGGTAATTTAAATGCTCCTTATCTATTTATATCGGCCGTGGCACAGCAGGGCCTGGTTGAGTTAAAGGATAAACTATGGGAAATGCTAAATAAACAGGCTGTTTAA
- a CDS encoding adenylate kinase yields MTNLVLFGPPGAGKGTQANVLKDKYDLVHISTGDVFRYNIKNETDLGMNAKSYMDKGQLVPDEVTINMLEAEVDKNPNAKGFIFDGFPRTEAQADALAILLEKKGTEVSAMIALEVEDRILIDRLLERGKTSGRTDDADEAIISNRIKVYYEETAILKEYYLKKNKYFGVDGVGSIEEITARISAVIDSLQQ; encoded by the coding sequence ATGACAAATTTGGTGCTGTTTGGACCTCCGGGAGCCGGTAAGGGAACCCAGGCAAATGTTCTAAAGGATAAATATGACCTCGTTCATATCTCAACAGGAGATGTCTTTAGATACAATATTAAAAATGAAACAGATCTTGGTATGAATGCCAAGTCATATATGGATAAGGGACAACTGGTCCCGGATGAGGTAACCATTAATATGCTGGAGGCAGAAGTGGACAAAAATCCAAATGCCAAAGGTTTTATTTTCGATGGTTTCCCCAGGACAGAAGCCCAGGCAGATGCTCTAGCTATCCTGCTGGAAAAGAAAGGGACAGAAGTTTCTGCTATGATAGCATTGGAGGTCGAGGACAGAATTTTGATAGACAGATTGCTGGAAAGGGGTAAAACATCTGGCAGGACAGATGATGCAGATGAAGCTATAATAAGCAACAGGATCAAAGTATACTATGAGGAAACAGCGATCCTTAAGGAATATTACCTGAAAAAAAATAAATATTTTGGAGTTGACGGGGTAGGATCTATTGAGGAGATCACCGCAAGAATAAGTGCTGTAATTGACTCTTTACAGCAATAA
- a CDS encoding phosphoribosyltransferase, translated as MIQLHDLEFVPYISEETITTAIEELSVQINRDYEEKTPIFLGILNGAFLVASEIIKRFPGACEVSFVKLGSYEGTTTTGKVQTLLGLTQELEGREVIVIEDIIDTGNTLVEIDRILREKKVSGYRIATLFYKPEAYKKELSIDYIGIEIPNYFIVGYGLDYDGLGRNLTQVYKLKK; from the coding sequence TTGATCCAGTTACACGATTTAGAATTCGTCCCTTATATTTCAGAAGAAACCATAACTACAGCTATTGAGGAACTATCTGTACAAATAAACAGGGATTATGAGGAGAAAACACCAATTTTCCTGGGAATCCTAAACGGTGCATTTTTAGTTGCTTCAGAAATTATAAAAAGATTTCCGGGGGCTTGTGAGGTGAGTTTTGTGAAACTGGGTTCTTATGAAGGAACAACTACTACCGGAAAGGTGCAAACTTTGCTGGGCCTTACCCAGGAGCTGGAAGGCAGGGAAGTGATTGTAATAGAAGATATAATTGACACGGGGAACACACTTGTTGAGATCGACAGGATCCTAAGGGAAAAGAAAGTTTCCGGTTACAGGATCGCGACCCTTTTCTATAAGCCGGAAGCTTATAAAAAGGAACTGTCAATTGACTATATAGGAATAGAGATCCCGAATTATTTTATTGTTGGATATGGCCTGGACTATGATGGATTGGGCCGTAATCTTACCCAGGTATATAAACTTAAAAAATAA
- a CDS encoding 5-(carboxyamino)imidazole ribonucleotide synthase — translation MVHYFSSNFKLGILGGGQLGKMLLYETRKFDISTVVLDPSPQAPAKLAANTFREGDLMDYNTVLALGREVDLLTFEIEAVNVEALKQLEKEGKKVYPSYQTLEKIQDKAVQKQFFEDHGIPTSPFKIFSTKKEFEAAVEKGDISLPIVWKSATGGYDGRGVSILKSQDQLKELPEGKCIAENLVPFKNELAVIVARSPKGEVKSYPVVEMEFHPTANQVEYVLCPARIDDEVAAKARKLAEKVSQAFEHVGLLAVEMFQTKDDEILINEVAPRPHNSGHYSIEASYTNQFEQHLRAILDLPLGETKSKTGAIMVNLAGEEGHTGPVTYKNIEEIMKLPGVTPHVYGKKETRPFRKMGHVTIIHEDLAKAREIAGRVKESIKVISE, via the coding sequence ATGGTTCATTACTTTTCATCCAATTTTAAATTAGGCATTCTCGGTGGAGGCCAGCTTGGTAAAATGTTACTTTATGAAACCCGTAAATTTGACATCTCCACGGTTGTTCTGGATCCGAGCCCACAAGCTCCTGCAAAACTGGCAGCAAATACCTTTCGCGAAGGAGATTTAATGGATTATAATACTGTATTGGCTTTGGGAAGGGAGGTAGACCTGCTTACCTTTGAAATTGAAGCTGTGAACGTGGAAGCCCTTAAGCAACTTGAAAAAGAAGGAAAAAAAGTTTATCCATCCTACCAAACCCTGGAAAAGATCCAGGACAAAGCCGTACAAAAACAATTTTTTGAAGATCACGGTATCCCAACCTCGCCATTCAAAATATTTTCCACAAAAAAAGAATTTGAAGCAGCTGTTGAAAAGGGTGATATAAGCTTACCCATAGTTTGGAAGAGTGCAACCGGTGGCTATGACGGCAGGGGGGTAAGTATTCTCAAATCCCAAGATCAATTAAAAGAATTACCAGAGGGAAAATGTATTGCAGAAAACCTCGTACCTTTTAAAAATGAATTGGCGGTTATCGTTGCCAGGTCTCCAAAAGGTGAAGTTAAATCCTACCCGGTAGTTGAAATGGAATTCCATCCTACAGCAAACCAGGTAGAATATGTACTTTGTCCAGCCAGAATTGATGATGAAGTTGCTGCCAAGGCCCGGAAATTAGCAGAAAAAGTCTCACAAGCCTTTGAACATGTAGGACTGCTGGCAGTCGAGATGTTCCAAACAAAGGACGATGAGATCCTTATAAATGAAGTTGCCCCCCGTCCACACAACAGCGGACATTATAGCATTGAAGCAAGTTATACCAACCAGTTTGAACAGCATTTACGTGCTATCCTGGACTTGCCACTTGGGGAGACCAAAAGCAAAACCGGAGCTATCATGGTAAACCTGGCCGGTGAAGAAGGACATACAGGCCCCGTTACTTATAAGAACATTGAAGAAATAATGAAATTGCCCGGAGTGACCCCGCATGTTTATGGAAAAAAAGAAACCCGTCCATTCAGAAAAATGGGCCATGTTACTATTATCCACGAGGACCTGGCAAAAGCAAGGGAAATTGCAGGCAGGGTAAAGGAAAGTATAAAAGTTATAAGTGAATAA
- the purE gene encoding 5-(carboxyamino)imidazole ribonucleotide mutase — translation MSKVAVIMGSTSDLPVMQEAIDILKGFDIEVEVDIVSAHRTPEKLFEFGKNAHTRGINVIVAGAGGAAHLPGMVASLSPLPVIGVPVKSSNSIDGWDSVLSILQMPGGVPVATVALNGAKNAGILAAQIIAATDKCMLDKILAYKEGLKMKVIEGAKSLENS, via the coding sequence ATGAGTAAAGTAGCAGTAATCATGGGAAGCACAAGTGATCTTCCCGTCATGCAGGAAGCCATTGATATCCTGAAAGGATTTGATATAGAAGTTGAAGTAGATATTGTCTCTGCACACCGCACCCCTGAAAAACTTTTTGAATTTGGCAAAAATGCACATACCCGGGGCATAAATGTCATAGTTGCCGGAGCAGGCGGGGCAGCCCACCTGCCGGGCATGGTAGCCTCCCTTTCTCCCCTGCCGGTGATTGGCGTACCTGTTAAATCAAGCAACTCAATAGATGGCTGGGATTCTGTTCTTTCAATTCTCCAAATGCCGGGTGGGGTCCCTGTTGCCACAGTTGCCTTAAATGGCGCCAAAAATGCAGGAATTCTCGCCGCTCAAATTATTGCGGCTACAGATAAGTGTATGCTTGATAAGATCCTGGCCTATAAAGAAGGCCTTAAAATGAAAGTGATAGAAGGAGCTAAAAGTCTGGAGAATTCCTAA
- a CDS encoding M3 family metallopeptidase, producing MNPLLQDFKYAPFSKIKNEHFKPAILESVKLAKAEIEAIANSNEEPTFENTIVALDFSGRQLDLVTSIFFNLNSAETNDEIQKIAQEISPVLSEFRNDVILNRELFLRVKRVFKNRNNLELTREQQTLLEKKYKSFARNGANLPQEKQQELREIDKQLSTLSLKFGENVLAETNRFELHITATEDLTGLPQAVIDEAREVASFKQKEGWIFTMEYPSYLPFMKYAANRELRKKMALAFGSKGFHNDELDNRENVLKISSLRHKRANLLGYSTHAAFVLEERMAESPEKVEAFLADLLEKAKPAARKEFEELQEFARELDGIDQLEKWDAAYYAEKLKQKLFDLDDEKLKPYFPLEQVIDGVLKISKKLYDLEFSRVDTIDVYHPDVTTYKVTNGEGRDIALFYADFHPRPGKRDGAWMTVYRPQQVRNGENERPHISIVCNFTKPSKNTPALLTFNEVTTLFHEFGHALHGMLANTTYPGLSGTSVYWDFVELPSQVLENWCYEQEALELFAKHYETGDVIPGDLIQKIKDASNFQEGMATVRQISFGLLDMSWHAIDPEEIKDVKSHEDEAFEPTRLFPDVKENCMSTSFSHIFQGGYSAGYYSYKWAEVLDADAFEYFKQEGIFSREVAQKFKDNILSRGGTEHPMELYKKFRGKEPQPDALLRRAGLIEETPEF from the coding sequence ATGAATCCACTTTTGCAAGATTTCAAATATGCCCCCTTCTCAAAAATCAAAAATGAACATTTTAAGCCGGCCATACTGGAGTCTGTAAAATTGGCAAAAGCTGAAATTGAGGCTATTGCCAACTCCAACGAGGAACCCACATTTGAGAATACGATCGTAGCCCTGGATTTTTCAGGAAGGCAACTCGATTTGGTAACGAGTATTTTTTTCAACCTCAACTCTGCCGAAACGAATGACGAAATTCAAAAAATAGCCCAGGAAATTTCCCCGGTGTTATCAGAATTCAGGAACGACGTAATCCTCAACAGGGAGTTGTTCCTTCGGGTTAAAAGAGTTTTTAAGAACAGGAACAACCTGGAACTTACCCGGGAGCAACAAACCCTTCTGGAAAAGAAATACAAATCCTTTGCCCGCAACGGCGCCAACCTTCCGCAGGAAAAACAGCAGGAATTAAGGGAAATTGACAAGCAGTTATCTACCTTAAGCTTAAAGTTTGGTGAAAATGTCCTGGCTGAAACTAATAGGTTTGAGCTGCATATAACAGCCACCGAAGACCTAACAGGTTTACCACAGGCAGTTATCGATGAAGCACGGGAAGTTGCTTCTTTTAAACAAAAAGAAGGCTGGATCTTCACCATGGAATATCCAAGTTATCTTCCATTTATGAAATATGCAGCAAACCGGGAGCTAAGGAAAAAAATGGCCTTGGCTTTTGGTTCAAAAGGATTTCACAATGATGAGCTTGATAACCGGGAAAATGTTCTTAAGATTTCTTCCCTGCGTCATAAAAGGGCTAACCTGCTGGGTTATTCCACACACGCTGCCTTTGTACTGGAGGAACGTATGGCAGAGAGTCCCGAGAAGGTAGAGGCTTTTCTGGCCGATCTCCTGGAGAAGGCAAAACCTGCTGCAAGGAAAGAATTTGAAGAATTGCAAGAATTTGCCCGGGAACTGGACGGGATTGATCAGTTGGAAAAATGGGATGCTGCCTATTATGCTGAAAAACTAAAGCAAAAACTTTTTGATCTTGATGATGAAAAACTAAAACCTTACTTTCCACTGGAGCAGGTTATAGACGGGGTTCTTAAAATTTCAAAAAAATTATATGATCTTGAATTTTCCAGGGTAGATACTATAGATGTTTATCACCCAGATGTTACCACTTATAAGGTTACCAACGGTGAAGGCAGAGATATAGCATTATTCTATGCCGATTTCCATCCACGACCCGGGAAGCGGGATGGTGCCTGGATGACCGTTTACCGCCCACAGCAGGTTAGGAATGGGGAAAATGAAAGACCCCACATCTCGATTGTTTGCAACTTTACCAAGCCTTCAAAGAATACCCCGGCCCTTCTCACCTTCAATGAAGTGACAACCTTATTTCATGAATTTGGGCACGCCCTGCATGGGATGCTGGCCAATACTACTTACCCCGGACTTTCCGGCACCAGTGTATATTGGGATTTTGTAGAACTCCCAAGTCAGGTGTTGGAGAACTGGTGTTATGAGCAGGAGGCTCTGGAGCTTTTTGCCAAGCATTATGAAACAGGTGACGTAATTCCCGGGGACCTTATTCAAAAAATAAAGGATGCCTCCAATTTCCAGGAAGGTATGGCTACCGTGAGACAAATTAGTTTTGGACTCCTGGATATGAGCTGGCACGCGATTGATCCTGAAGAAATAAAAGATGTAAAATCACACGAAGATGAGGCTTTTGAGCCAACAAGGCTGTTCCCCGATGTAAAGGAGAATTGCATGAGTACTTCTTTCTCCCATATTTTCCAGGGTGGATATTCTGCGGGATATTATTCCTATAAATGGGCAGAGGTATTGGATGCAGATGCTTTCGAATATTTCAAACAGGAAGGGATCTTTAGCCGGGAAGTCGCTCAAAAATTTAAAGACAATATCCTTTCCCGTGGAGGGACAGAGCATCCAATGGAACTCTATAAAAAATTTAGAGGCAAAGAGCCCCAGCCCGATGCTCTGTTAAGAAGAGCGGGATTGATAGAGGAAACCCCTGAATTTTAA
- a CDS encoding sigma-70 family RNA polymerase sigma factor, with amino-acid sequence MATNLIDPTKWVDKYSDYLFNYTIVRVNDRELANDLISETFLAGLKSMKNFKGEATERTWLISILKRKIIDHYRRINSNKGKAEVRINYSDESNEGDWLEEQAPDRFDMTAEDIMENEELGTAILDCMNTLNEKQAKIFKMKTIEGFDTEAICNEFNITPSNLWVIIHRARVSLAECLEKNWF; translated from the coding sequence ATGGCAACAAACCTTATTGACCCCACCAAGTGGGTGGATAAATATTCAGATTACCTGTTCAATTACACTATTGTAAGGGTGAATGACAGGGAACTGGCAAATGACCTCATCTCAGAGACATTTCTTGCCGGGCTCAAATCTATGAAAAATTTTAAAGGAGAAGCGACAGAACGTACCTGGTTAATTTCCATTTTGAAACGTAAGATCATAGATCATTACAGAAGAATAAATTCCAATAAGGGTAAAGCTGAAGTAAGGATCAATTACAGCGATGAATCCAATGAAGGAGACTGGCTGGAAGAACAGGCGCCAGACAGGTTTGATATGACTGCTGAAGATATAATGGAAAACGAGGAACTTGGAACTGCTATCCTGGATTGTATGAATACGTTGAATGAAAAACAGGCAAAGATCTTCAAAATGAAAACGATTGAAGGTTTTGATACCGAAGCCATATGTAATGAGTTTAATATCACTCCGTCTAACCTGTGGGTGATCATTCACAGGGCACGGGTATCGCTTGCTGAATGTTTAGAAAAAAACTGGTTTTAA
- a CDS encoding UbiA prenyltransferase family protein, whose product MSLWKKSLDFYINSSIHLSLAIVALAAVTCLNFRIPFDLPLLLFIFFASVTGYNFIKYAGIARLHHFSLAGDIRMIQVFSLFIFVGLIISAFFLPINVLILAAVMGLFTLLYALPVFNENRNLRALPGVKIYVIAFVVSGVTVLMPLNTEMGIFQWDVLISFLQRFLIVIALVLPFEIRDLKYDMAQLGTIPQILGVRRTRQVGYLLILLFFILEFLKQSTDLASVTALFLLTILTFFSLKNAVIRQSKYYASFWVEAVPIGWFLSLFFAKILF is encoded by the coding sequence ATGAGCCTTTGGAAAAAGTCACTGGACTTTTATATAAACAGTAGTATTCATCTTTCTTTAGCCATTGTAGCATTGGCGGCAGTGACATGTTTAAATTTTAGAATTCCATTTGATCTACCCCTGCTTCTCTTTATTTTTTTTGCCTCGGTTACCGGTTATAACTTTATAAAATATGCGGGTATTGCCAGGCTGCATCACTTTAGCCTTGCCGGTGATATAAGAATGATACAGGTCTTTTCCCTTTTTATATTTGTTGGTTTGATCATTTCCGCATTTTTCCTACCGATTAATGTACTGATATTGGCGGCGGTCATGGGGTTATTTACATTGCTCTATGCCCTGCCTGTTTTTAATGAAAACAGGAATCTAAGGGCGCTGCCAGGTGTGAAAATCTATGTTATCGCCTTTGTAGTCTCCGGGGTGACTGTTTTAATGCCCCTCAATACTGAAATGGGAATTTTTCAATGGGATGTGCTAATTAGCTTTTTGCAGCGCTTTCTCATAGTGATCGCCCTTGTCCTGCCTTTTGAAATACGGGATCTCAAGTATGATATGGCGCAATTGGGGACAATCCCTCAAATCCTGGGGGTGCGGCGCACACGACAGGTGGGTTACCTCTTGATCCTATTATTTTTTATATTGGAATTTTTAAAGCAGTCAACAGATTTGGCCTCTGTTACAGCTTTATTTTTATTGACTATCTTAACGTTCTTCTCGCTAAAAAATGCTGTGATTCGCCAATCTAAATATTACGCCTCTTTTTGGGTAGAAGCTGTGCCTATTGGATGGTTTCTTAGCTTGTTTTTTGCTAAGATTCTTTTTTAG